A genome region from Parus major isolate Abel unplaced genomic scaffold, Parus_major1.1 Scaffold768, whole genome shotgun sequence includes the following:
- the FAU gene encoding ubiquitin-like protein fubi and ribosomal protein S30, whose protein sequence is INKTNPRNSPISFLRPGKVHGSLARAGKVRGQTPKVAKQEKKKKKTGRAKRRMQYNRRFVNVVPTFGKKKGPNANS, encoded by the exons ATTAACAAAACGAACCCCCGTAACTCCCCGATTTCCTTCCTCCGCCCAGGTAAGGTCCACGGCTCCCTCGCCCGCGCCGGCAAAGTGAGGGGCCAGACCCCCAAG GTGGCCAagcaggagaagaagaagaagaagacgGGGCGGGCCAAGCGGCGCATGCAGTACAACCGGCGCTTCGTCAACGTCGTGCCCACCTTCGGCAAGAAGAAGGGCCCCAACGCCAACTCCTGA